The nucleotide sequence gccttcgcattcacactagccgagtaacgggtatctcatagtcggggaactcaaCTATAGCATTCGTTCTTGTTTTAAAGTGCgttttaaaaaattatgtTGGAAATAGGAATATGTCAAGCTTTATAACTATGTGCTTTACAGAGCCGAATACGGAGGGGAAATACGCAGATCTATGCGAAAAATCATTTTTTCTTAATAACGGTACTCAAACCTTATGTGATAAAATACGCAAGGCTGACTCTGCATGGATATCAATCTAGGTATAACGCGTATATTTGAGTACAAGCTAATAATATTTAGTGATATTTGGCTTATACAGAGTAAATTTCGTCAGACATAAGGCAAATGACTACAACTCCTTGTTTAATTGCatatgtttaatattataattgatttataaattattataaaaaatggTTTATTAGCTGCAATTCGTTATTTTAATACGCAGCTTTACTTACAGCTTCGTGCAATTCATACATTATCAATTTCGATTGGATCTTAAAAATTGACTTTATTTTTAGAATGTCAATGACCCAACATCCATTGCAAATGATTTGTCGACCGGAAACACTAAAGCAGACCTTGTTTTGTTAAATGAACCGGTAAGTAATATCtcatttcaataaaaattgaggtgtaaattttaaaaaatataaacacttctttaaattaacttttgtgacgtaaaaataatttttgtgcATTTGGGAGGGCATAACCACAATTGTTTTGGCATACCGATAGAAATTGAAAAGGCATATTAgaccaaattaaaaaaattgggGGGTGGCAACACCAGAAAATAATCTTGTGCTGGGTGCATTCTTGCTTTCTGACATTCAAGAAACAATTGAATGTTAATaaagaattatttaaataattagatCGGTTTTTGATAGAGTAAAACACTTGAATCACTGCTCTCAAGTTTTTATAACCGTtgctcgtagagtaaaagggtatactagttTCGTTGAAACTCGTTGAAACGTTTCTCATAGTCGGGGAACtagactatagcattctcgtttgtttatattaaaatgtattatgaCAGATTATTTCTGAGTCTGTGATTTTGTAAAAACTACACTACAAGCTAATAAATAGGCTTATAAGCATAAAATTTTGTTGTACATTAAAAGACGGGTGTTGATCATTGAAATCGTCCTGTTATCAACCggaataataatatataatttgatttttttaaattgaataatattaatttgaaaataaatgtttCGCAGATGTTTACAAAGTTTATGTTTCTAAAGGCCAAAGCTCCTTACACAGTGCTGTTTACTCGCGTGTGTTACATATTCTAATCAATTACTGGAATTCATTGAAAATATTGACCCTTTATTATTAGAATATGGAGCTTCCAAAAATTACTTAAAGCATCGTGCATATCATCAATCAATTAATAATGATTAATTTTGATTGGACGTtcaaaaattacttttttttagaATGTCAATGACCAAACATCCAGTGCATTTGATTTGACGGCAGAAAACAATAAAGCAGACCTTATTTCGCAAAATAAACCTGTAAGTATCTTTGTACTTCAATGcatctcattttattttaaacgcagataaaatatatcaaaactttttcatatgtatttGTGCCTATGCACCACTTCTTAATATTGTAGCTTTGAAAAGCAATTTTTCTTGTCAAATTGGCCATAGCTTAAAATAGAGAGACTAATCACGGATGAACTAAGCTAACTCGGCTGGCTGTTGATATTGATGAAGAAATGTGTAATTCTATATAAGGTCGGAGAACTTTTGGCTCTAATTAAGATACAAACATTCTCAACTTTCCAATTTCTCCAATTTTTTTGTTATCCGAATGAGCTAACAAGTGGTCGAGAATCATTCGCGCAGATTACCGTCCCTAACAAAAAACTTCAAAACacattacaataataaatgtattttttctttttccattGAGCTATTGTGTGTCTTCCGAATTTGTACATTGCAGGAAGATTTTAATAGCCAAATTCTGAACATTATATCGGatatagatataaatataaaagcgCAGGAAAAAATAACACAGCTGAAAGAACAAGAACTGAAGCTCATTCAGAAACAGAACGATCTGGCAAATGAAATCCATAAGCAGCAGATCCTAGCTAAGCAGCTTAGTGCACAAAATCAGCTTGAACATAATGATTGCCAAAGTGGAGAGCTCGACTTACACAGTCAATATCAAAATGAGCGCGGCGGACCCACATCGACACTGTATCAGAAGAATATCGCCAGTAAAGTAAGTACAGTtcaaaacaatatttttaccGGCCTAGAACACTGACTtctttaaacatattttattatttaatctAACTATGTGTTTGCCTTGTCGAAGAAACAccaaaatgtatattttagtCGAGTAACGGATATAACTCAATAACACAAGTACAATTCGATCGACCACCCACAAGCCGGAAAAGATGTCACGCcaacaatttaaataatttttggatTGATATCAACTTTAGGGACGAAAAGTGATTTTGCTTTTCTCTTTTTGATAGACTATATATTATTCACTAAATCTACCCTGTTCCAAACGTCTACAAGTGTCAGTGTTGATTAGATGGCATTTACCATAGTTCAAAAATTCTTGTCCCTTGATGACCTTCATGCACCCGTTGGGCTCGACATCTTTGAGCGAAGGTATTGCGAAAGTTCCTACGGcttcaaaacattttaaaggGTGTGTTTCAGCTGTAATTGACTTGGGTTAATTGGGAATTCTTAGCATAtcatttttgttattattaattttattatttggttCTTTGGGCCTTTCTTACTTCTTGCGTTATTGTTCGAGTTATAAATTGGTGAGATGCGAGTATTGGTTTCACGTTTTGTTTGGTGTCATACGTCCTGATTGTTATTGATAATTAATATGAGAGCTGACCACTACCACCGTGGGTTTTGCCGCCTAGGTGAGTTGTCCAAGAGTTTGATGTCTTTAACGCGTTTTCGTTAACCGGTGTTGTTCGTTTGTTTCTTCTTCAACTGATTAGTCCGCCATaatatccggccaaaaatctcTTAAACATCTGGTATGGCTCGTTACATTTTAAGAAAAGCtaaatatttccatttccatgttATCAGATTTTGTGTGGCCTTGTATATCAGAGGAATATATCAGCTAATAATCAGGGCTTCCCTGCCTAGAAAcataaatttgtttctttacaGGAACCACCACAGGACTGGTTGCGCAGTGCAAGCTTCAACAAGCTTCAAAACAGATATAAAGACTCTTCAAAAGTGATTTGTAGGCGTGGGCGTGACAATCACGTGGGCGTGACAATCTTTTCAAATACACTATCATAGCTTCCCAGCTTTAATATTTTACGAAATCCATACTTTTACGTGGATAGACAGGCCGGCGGGCGTGTTCAAATCGATTCCTTACTGATCGTCgtcaagaaaatatatatgtgtatatatatagtgacggAATTATCCATTCCTGTTAAcctgttaatatttttaacgaGTCTAGTATATCATTTTACTTCATGAGTAGCGAATGTAAAATTGTGTGTTTAGAGgcgtttttgtttgttaaaaAAGTTTTTCTATATCGAAGACTTATACTAATCGACAAGCCGACAGACAAAATAAAGGCAGGGGCGAACGCTTTAATTTCGAGGAGCCCAGTAAACTCGAATTCGTATAGATAGATCTTTGAGCCCCCACTCTTGGTGTGGGTGGGCTCTGCCGTCCAGCTAGCAACCAGCTAGCCAATTCCAAATATGTATTCTACATACGCTGGTGCGACTGTCATGACTTGAATCCTCGTAATGCTTTTGTTGATAAACGATAAGTAATTAATATATTTCCGCGACATTCGAAAAGAGAACACCAAAGAAGTCCTTAGACACCCGAAGTCTATTAATTACACAGTAGCGAGCCtacttaatttttattaatatggATAATGTAAAACTAATCATATTATAGACTTATCAGGTTGGTTTTCTATTAAAATTTGTAAGCCAATCAAATcctatttaaattatttctaAAAATGCTGTTAATTACAGCATTTGTGGATTAGAGCACCAaggaaatatatttaaattattcgTTCTTACGACTCCGGTGTTATATTTAGGCAttgtatatacaatatatatatacgctCTTTGACGCACATGCCCAAAGAGATTCTATATTTAGCATTTTATGAACTTTTCGAACGTTCACATTGCGCGCTATACAGAAAAGTATACACTCTGTTTGTATGCatatataaatttgaattGGAAGAAGtgttaattttttgtaattctctttttgcttaAGAACACAGTCGTCAATACATTTCGTTActattaaattcaaataaatattgataGTTGTACATAATAATATGAATTGTACAGTAGAGAAAAAAAGGGGTTATCGTCCAAGTGATCTTATTGATCCTAGTAAAcgtcaatatttattaaaccTTAGTAAGCAGCTTTGGCAGGAAAGGAAAGTACTGTAATTCCTTccaaatattacattttcatcTTTTGCTTCCATTTCCAAACTTATTGGTCAATAATTCCAAAAGAAatagattaaaaataaattatgcgtacatacatatgaaCTATGTATCTGCATAATTAAgtaaaagaaagaaaagaaattataaataCCCTTTGGAGAAATGGTCGCAAAATATGAGCATATTTCATGTTTAATTCTGTCTTTTAATTTAGGAATACGCCAATGTGTCGAAAACGGTTGATTTgcgaaaaatatttacacCTGCGACCGATGCTGCTGAAATATTACCTAAAAATCGTAAGTTCAATGATATGATTCTTATTATTAAGATAAGGTGATACGTAAGAGTCTTACTATAGTACCTTTACTTATGCTATCTAACAACATGAATAATTTGCGTTTACCTAAATTTTTAATTCTATTAGATTAAAAGAGCGACATCGCATGCTACAAAAACGCTTAGGCAATTTATTTACGTATCGcctttaaaataaaactatagtagaaatattttaacaacaataataaacttatttaaaatagGAAAGCTATATGCCTCGTCTGCATTTTATTCTCCAACACTACACCCTACAGTGGAAGACCAAGTCGAGCTAGCACGAAGAATTTCACATTCGTTAAGCGATATAAGTAATCAAACATCTAAGGGTCAGTCTATGTATGTCAATCGCAAAAAACGCTCAGACAAATGGGTTCATGAAGGTAGATCTCAAGGTAATGGTTGTGTTTTCAAACTTTTTTGTTGTCAGTCAGTTATTAATCACTTCCAGTTCCTACAATTGTATTATTATAACACTGATTGCAACTTTTAGTAGTGGTCAAGAAAAATCTAATTACTCTAACTCTGCACTATAACAGGGATTctccattttatttttagttggCGTTGTATGTAGATTTTTTGTCTATAAAATcaagttttttaaataaatgtgtatAATAAAACGATTATTTTTTAACTTGGTTTAACATAAACTTAAATTCATTTGTTTATAcggtaaataaaattaatgtaTTAGTATGTTCCCTAGTAATAAATCACGTTCCGTGCAGTCTTGATAGttgtaatgtaatgtaaacGCTCGCCTTGaataatataacataaaagcaaatattttaaaaatattaaaaaaatacaagtgACGATTGCTCCTCCAACATAGGTGCAAAAGTTTTAATACTAATAACTTTTCTGACTAAGAATGACTTACTTACACATTTGCTCTCTCGGCCACGTTCAACAGCCGCATGCCGAATGAGCATATTTTTAATTGGTGGTATTTACACAAAATTTGTTAAGTGTTTTTGTTTAACAACGACATATATTGCGAGTCTTTTGAACGAATTTGAgttatttatagtttttttcAGCCAAACTGCGTTTTCAAAGTGGATAAGGTCAAATTTCTTATATGGAGCtaataaatacaaacaaaataagTTTAGGATTTTCCAAATAATGGTGGGAAAAAATAACTTTTACTTACCAGTAAAAATCGGCTAACTTTTGTTTGCTCTTTAAAAACTAGGCATTATTCGTCCTAcagtaaatatatgtattaataatatatttatttattataaaaaaaagttgtATACCGGGTTAAAACACTTATTGATAAAACAACGAacgtaattttttttttaatattttctgttttctaTGTTAAGAATGATATGATATAGCGGTCTAACTCGTCCCCTTTTGACTCATATACGATTTGTAATAGAAAGAAGACGTTTTGGACATTGTTGGAATATTTCATCTTCATTCAGATAAACTAAACTTAGAAACTAGTTTTCCTTGTAACGAACAGACGGATAGGGATTTTACTAAGAGATTCCAATCAGCAGAAAAAAATTTTACTTTCgtattgttttttttaccattAAAAAAAGCGACTGGATGCATTTTCCATACAAAACTTAGttcattataaatattatattgaAAAGCTCATTGGAAAGTCtacaaattaaatatgttAACGGTTTCAAAGTAACGGTTTAAAATGTACACCaatcacatatatatacattttggaTATACATTTTCTACCGTATTTCAATTTAACtttcgcattttattttttgcgaATTGTTAGAATATTTCCATCCTAattacaatatttattaaagtttattttttctttttcgtgTAAGTTAAAAATACACGTTCCGGAGCTACTATCAAATTTTTATAGTTACAGCTTAGAAACGAATGTACTTCTGGATGAGGATGAGTAGATACATATGAAAACCGGTTTAAAATGATAACATATATGTAGTTAACTTATTAAAACATACTTATAAAATACTATTTTTTCCAAATGttttttcaaaatgtttatataaTCATTTAAAATTTGCATACAAGAATCTACAACGTCATAATTTTTAAGTATACAATAATTTACATATTCAGGGAATGATGCTATAAATCCATTTAAAGAAAATTCTGAAACAAAATCTACAATGGAGGTTGCGAAATTGGAAAAAATACCGCTAAAGCTTATAATGAACCCAAACGGAAAAGTTCGTGATTATAATTCGCTAAAAGATTTAATTAACGTTGAAGCTGGCCTTCTATCGCCTGACAATTGCGCTGAACTAATAACTGCACTTCAACTTCATCAAGGACGAGGTAATTTTCTAAATTTAGATGTGATGAGATAAACTATTTATAGCAACAAAAGAAAACTATTTGACTTACaactttattaaatttttaattttaaattaagtcGAATTAAATTTCTGACTTTCAATGTTACAATAAAACATGTAATTTATTAATCCAGTTTCTGGAATTTTGTATTAGACCATTTGACTTTAGTGTACATAAGCTGTCGTTAATATCTTACGCTTTTTCAAAATTCCTTCTAATTCAAGTTCTAAAACTAATTATATCCAAGAAAATTATAACTtgttttacaaatattattttgataTACAATTTTGTAAAACGGTACAGCTaagtaaataatataaaattcgtTTGCCATGCTTTATCACTTATGCTTCCcctaccgctgccgccgctcCTGCCGCCCTTCCGACGACTCCGCTGCCAACGCCTTCAACTTGAGTACAACCAACTTCATCAAATATGAAGGTGCAGAACTTTTTGCAAAGCGCCGCAGAAAGGCTGATAATTGGGTAGTCGATGAATCCCATTCAGGGACTCAATATCATCCATCTGGTATTCCAGATTTCCAGCAGTATCAACAAAGGCCTGTTCTAAGTCCAAACATTTTGCCGGCGTATTCTGATGCTGGGAAGCACCGCGTCCAATTGAATATTCATCAAAATCAGCTAATTGAGAAGTATTCAAAACCAGGACTTCAAGTCGTTCAGTCTCCTTGGAAAGCAGCATTGCAAACTGGTTCAGCGAGCTCAGCGTTTCTAGAGGATACCAAGAGCTTTTCACCGCCTGCCTTAACAGCAATTCCGACTTCCCAAACTGATAGTAAGGACTGGACGGACGCTAATGAGCCCATGCCTCATGGTTCTTCAAGACGCCATACAAATGTATGAGTCTCCCAATTCATCTActttaataaaatgttaataatGTTTTCGCAGGCCATTGCTTCCTCGCCACGATCAGTCATTGTACCATCGAATCCACAAAGGGATCTTGCATATACACCATGCGTTGCTCAGGGCTGGGGCGGTCGGAGTGTGGAACTTCCAAAAGGTAAGTAAAATCCTCTGATATTCTAattatatttcataattttataaatCCATGAATAGCTTCTTAGTTTCTGAAGGCATGCGTACTGAGGTGTATGTATGCTTATTTGTGTTTCATAAGGCAAAAGGGAACATTGAAGTGGTCAAAAGAACGCGACTGATAAGTTTtcttaaaaataattcaattcTGCCGGccatcaaataaaaaattatgagGTGCTTGAAATCAGAAAATGTAAAAACGTCATTGGCtattgtttttattagcaTAGCTCTATAACATAAATAAGAGCCGTTTTCGGTATATATCATAGCTGTTAAAGGACGTTAAGTTGACGTTACCAAATGTTATTTGCACATCGGTCGTGCCAATTCGCGAATGTTCAGcagcatttaaaatattaaccTTTTAAAAATTTCCGAGATCTCGTTTCTACAGGCAGATAGATGGGTAGTAATCCTGGTCAAGAATATATGTACTTTATAGAGTCGGTTCCTTCCACCTGTTCGATGCTTTTAAGGAAATCTAGCATCACCCTTTACCATATCTCGAAGACATTGATGTTGGGCGTCTAGAGAAACGTCAATCATTAACAACCATGTGGACCTATTTTAGGAGTTCCTCGGTCTCGGTTCCACAGGTCTGTTaggtatttataattttttgaaaactgcATTAGTGTTGAGCCCTGGAACCATAGTCAAACCATAGAAACCATAGGAATCAAATACCTCCATATCAGAATATCAGAATTGTGTTTTGGTCTTTAGTACATATAAATGATTAATATTTAACAACGAGGTGGTTTCACGGTTTACAGTCAATGAAAAAATATGTTGTGAAGTCTAATGGCATTGCAGAGAGGGATCAAATACCGTGTAAAGAGTTTTGAACTAGCaagatatatatgtacatgaaTAAGGAAACTAAAAACTATTATATTGTATTAAGTTTTCTGAAATAATACATATGTTATCTTGCCCACCCATTAATTATTAGATGTCAAGTCTTGAAAAGCTGAATATCGTCTGTGATTCCACTTGGtattttggtattttttgGTATTTTCTGTAGTAATACTAATATTTCAGACTCTTTTCAATCTAACGAAAGTCAATCATCATGGCAGACTCAACCTCATATTGGGAGACCAGATGACAGCAATCCTAGCTTTACTAATTACATATTTGGAGAGAGGCTGACATCTAACTTTGCTTTCGATGTGCAGAATCGATTACATTCCctcgaaaattttcaaaaatacttCTTGGAGTACCAACGCCTTGAAATAGAAATTTTACGAAACAGGGAAAGTGCTCGTGTCTTACAACCCGATGCTTATGAAAGCCATGTCGATTTTACACCACTAAACGAATTTAAACTAGTAGGTGGCGAAGACCTGAATGTCAATTGCGACTTAGATGAGAAGGTAAATGTGCGTGAATTAATTCAATCTTTTGAGAAACAAAATACAACGGATCTAAGAGATGTCGCAGCAACAATAGAAGGCAAGGCTAACGTGTTTGTGGTGTCATGTTATTGTGTACATGTATATGTAGAAGCATATGAAAAATGTTCAATAACAAATTGTTTACTCTTTAAGGAACTGCACGTTACTGATAGATAAATTGCTTGCTCAAAGGTTAAacgtacatatatttaaagttattatttGTAAAGGAACATTACGTTCTTACTATTCTATTTACGCACTACATCTATGTagtgaatttaattttttttaaaataaataaagctaATTTATGTGAacttatacatatgtatatatgtacatgtgtgtCAGTCGTGTTTTACATTTATTACACACAGCATCataaaattttcatttaacaGTTCTTGATTCCCCTTTCTTCCGCAGGCTTATACGTTCCGAAAGAAATATCTCTCTCAAGCTATGCAGCACCTTCACAGCAGCGTGAAATTCACGGGAAACATTTTGAAAGGCCATACGAAGACACTTTATCGCGCTCGTTTCCAAGGAACAACTTGTCATCTAATAATAATGTTCTTGGAAATGGTGGTATGGGTGAATTTCCTTCATCAATGCCAATGGCAACTGCGTTGAACACTGGAACACTAAATCAACAGCCCTACTCACCGACTAGCTATAAAAAAACAGTACCTGGGCTCGAAAAAGTTGAGAGTTTTGCTAGATATGAACAGCCTGATAGGAAAAGATTGACGAGTGGAAGTCCACAGTACCTAAAAGCGCTACAAAACTCTCAAGTGCGCAACGCATCGCCAATACcttttggaacttcattaaatGAACAGACTTCCTGGCCTCCAGGATCTGTGCTGCTACAGGGAGGCTCTCCCTCTCCGCTCCCAAACCACGTGCAAACCTTTAACAAATGTGCCAAGGGTTGGGGATCCATACCAGTCAAGCAACAGTCCTATTCAAGCCAATTCAACTTACCTGGAAATCTGCCGTACTCTGATTTTTAGGTGTTGCTTTAGCAAATAAGCGATTTACGACATATGCCAATTACTTACACGattataaaatgtatttaatgtgtttgtttatttgtctTTGAACATTATAATAGTACTACAtcgaaaaatatatgcaaTTGTTTCAGCTTTTTCAATTGCCCAGCTTTTTTTAAGATCGGAAAATTTTAATACTTTTGATGTAATAGTTATTTAATGATGCAAATACCTCTGGTGCTTTATTGGTAAATGAGGATTTTTGGATGACTTTTATTTTACGGTATATGAATTGCTTTCACGAAACGGAGCTGGAGGTTTTTTCCTTTACTCTCTTGTTGTTATTTGCGTTTCCTCATAGTATGTTACGGGTAAGCGActagttttaaataaatgatttatgtTTAAATGTTATACGAAACATACCTTTATTAAAACCgtttacaatatttttaaagttttggacGTAGTGATTAATATTGGCAAGTTAATAGAAAATGTTTATACAGTTTCAGAGAGTTTGTGGGTTGTTCAAGCTATATTTTATAAGTATAATCCGAATGCTTTCGAATATTTAtagatattttttttgaaCCGATCCCAACCCTTTCTTTTACCTGCAACATACATGTTATACACGATAAGACCAAGCAGAAGGAACTGACTGCAATAAACACAGTTGAAAAGGTGGACCACAGAAAGCGCCCAAATTATTTTCAACGCTCGGAACGCCTACCGCCAAACAGCATAAGTTCTGAAAGCAGACACCTCCGCTAAACAATATACAGTATGTCGTCAAGTGTTAACACACTGTGTAATAAGTTGAATATTTCACAGTGTGTAAACAGTTTCTTGACATactgtatgtacatatgtacatacaaaaaataaaaaggctttTGCGGTGCTCGTCacaaatagttgatttctttcAGACTTTCTTTCATTTAGCTGGCACATTATTTACATTAAAGTATTCTCCAATATCGTAAAACTGTATAAAACTCTAAATTGTTCAATGTTGTACAGCACCTAGGACTTGCTTTATTTAGTTGAACACCAACGAACTTTATTCCGCAACATACGTTTTGATTATTTAAGTCGCCAAAGTTATTACACTTACATCAACCCCCTCTAAAACTAGTCGTTCAAAAGCAAATGTATAAAATGAGAAACGATTATGCCGGCGTTAAATATAGTGATTTGAAATAGAaggttattaattattaattatttaagtCGCCAAAGTTATTACACTTACATCAACCCCCTCTAAAACTAGTCGTTCAAAAGCAAATGTATAAAATGAGAAACGATTATGCCGGCGTTAAATATAGTGATTTGAAATAGAAGGTTTCGAGTAAGACTTGTTGGACCTAGAATGCGTTATACTGCCAAAggaatatgtatatatatatatgtacatatatttggACATACGCGAGTGAAAAGGAATGGTCGTATCATAAG is from Drosophila mauritiana strain mau12 chromosome 4, ASM438214v1, whole genome shotgun sequence and encodes:
- the LOC117146299 gene encoding uncharacterized protein LOC117146299 isoform X8, whose product is MDSTLNIEEKEIATKIGTQIDYADETKTTPQNNDNLNENQLESYIDSGFDKPVTSRDNEDDDDLKNEESESEDSEISEEKNTTNLEENTATLINKPSMDITSSDVERTVDIKDSESNNPIIIDASIKTDPSLSVENLPTVSENNLELDLIDGSTVGENSSNAENESAALDTSNILIKGEEDKAIEVCKSQYTKSSEEKNVNDPTSIANDLSTGNTKADLVLLNEPNVNDQTSSAFDLTAENNKADLISQNKPEDFNSQILNIISDIDINIKAQEKITQLKEQELKLIQKQNDLANEIHKQQILAKQLSAQNQLEHNDCQSGELDLHSQYQNERGGPTSTLYQKNIASKEYANVSKTVDLRKIFTPATDAAEILPKNRKLYASSAFYSPTLHPTVEDQVELARRISHSLSDISNQTSKGQSMYVNRKKRSDKWVHEGRSQENSETKSTMEVAKLEKIPLKLIMNPNGKVRDYNSLKDLINVEAGLLSPDNCAELITALQLHQGRDFQQYQQRPVLSPNILPAYSDAGKHRVQLNIHQNQLIEKYSKPGLQVVQSPWKAALQTGSASSAFLEDTKSFSPPALTAIPTSQTDSKDWTDANEPMPHGSSRRHTNAIASSPRSVIVPSNPQRDLAYTPCVAQGWGGRSVELPKGLYVPKEISLSSYAAPSQQREIHGKHFERPYEDTLSRSFPRNNLSSNNNVLGNGGMGEFPSSMPMATALNTGTLNQQPYSPTSYKKTVPGLEKVESFARYEQPDRKRLTSGSPQYLKALQNSQVRNASPIPFGTSLNEQTSWPPGSVLLQGGSPSPLPNHVQTFNKCAKGWGSIPVKQQSYSSQFNLPGNLPYSDF
- the LOC117146299 gene encoding uncharacterized protein LOC117146299 isoform X5 produces the protein MDSTLNIEEKEIATKIGTQIDYADETKTTPQNNDNLNENQLESYIDSGFDKPVTSRDNEDDDDLKNEESESEDSEISEEKNTTNLEENTATLINKPSMDITSSDVERTVDIKDSESNNPIIIDASIKTDPSLSVENLPTVSENNLELDLIDGSTVGENSSNAENESAALDTSNILIKGEEDKAIEVCKSQYTKSSEEKNVNDPTSIANDLSTGNTKADLVLLNEPNVNDQTSSAFDLTAENNKADLISQNKPEDFNSQILNIISDIDINIKAQEKITQLKEQELKLIQKQNDLANEIHKQQILAKQLSAQNQLEHNDCQSGELDLHSQYQNERGGPTSTLYQKNIASKEYANVSKTVDLRKIFTPATDAAEILPKNRKLYASSAFYSPTLHPTVEDQVELARRISHSLSDISNQTSKGQSMYVNRKKRSDKWVHEGRSQDFQQYQQRPVLSPNILPAYSDAGKHRVQLNIHQNQLIEKYSKPGLQVVQSPWKAALQTGSASSAFLEDTKSFSPPALTAIPTSQTDSKDWTDANEPMPHGSSRRHTNAIASSPRSVIVPSNPQRDLAYTPCVAQGWGGRSVELPKDSFQSNESQSSWQTQPHIGRPDDSNPSFTNYIFGERLTSNFAFDVQNRLHSLENFQKYFLEYQRLEIEILRNRESARVLQPDAYESHVDFTPLNEFKLVGGEDLNVNCDLDEKVNVRELIQSFEKQNTTDLRDVAATIEGLYVPKEISLSSYAAPSQQREIHGKHFERPYEDTLSRSFPRNNLSSNNNVLGNGGMGEFPSSMPMATALNTGTLNQQPYSPTSYKKTVPGLEKVESFARYEQPDRKRLTSGSPQYLKALQNSQVRNASPIPFGTSLNEQTSWPPGSVLLQGGSPSPLPNHVQTFNKCAKGWGSIPVKQQSYSSQFNLPGNLPYSDF
- the LOC117146299 gene encoding uncharacterized protein LOC117146299 isoform X3 — encoded protein: MDSTLNIEEKEIATKIGTQIDYADETKTTPQNNDNLNENQLESYIDSGFDKPVTSRDNEDDDDLKNEESESEDSEISEEKNTTNLEENTATLINKPSMDITSSDVERTVDIKDSESNNPIIIDASIKTDPSLSVENLPTVSENNLELDLIDGSTVGENSSNAENESAALDTSNILIKGEEDKAIEVCKSQYTKSSEEKNVNDPTSIANDLSTGNTKADLVLLNEPNVNDQTSSAFDLTAENNKADLISQNKPEDFNSQILNIISDIDINIKAQEKITQLKEQELKLIQKQNDLANEIHKQQILAKQLSAQNQLEHNDCQSGELDLHSQYQNERGGPTSTLYQKNIASKEYANVSKTVDLRKIFTPATDAAEILPKNRKLYASSAFYSPTLHPTVEDQVELARRISHSLSDISNQTSKGQSMYVNRKKRSDKWVHEGRSQGNDAINPFKENSETKSTMEVAKLEKIPLKLIMNPNGKVRDYNSLKDLINVEAGLLSPDNCAELITALQLHQGRGAELFAKRRRKADNWVVDESHSGTQYHPSGIPDFQQYQQRPVLSPNILPAYSDAGKHRVQLNIHQNQLIEKYSKPGLQVVQSPWKAALQTGSASSAFLEDTKSFSPPALTAIPTSQTDSKDWTDANEPMPHGSSRRHTNAIASSPRSVIVPSNPQRDLAYTPCVAQGWGGRSVELPKDSFQSNESQSSWQTQPHIGRPDDSNPSFTNYIFGERLTSNFAFDVQNRLHSLENFQKYFLEYQRLEIEILRNRESARVLQPDAYESHVDFTPLNEFKLVGGEDLNVNCDLDEKVNVRELIQSFEKQNTTDLRDVAATIEGLYVPKEISLSSYAAPSQQREIHGKHFERPYEDTLSRSFPRNNLSSNNNVLGNGGMGEFPSSMPMATALNTGTLNQQPYSPTSYKKTVPGLEKVESFARYEQPDRKRLTSGSPQYLKALQNSQVRNASPIPFGTSLNEQTSWPPGSVLLQGGSPSPLPNHVQTFNKCAKGWGSIPVKQQSYSSQFNLPGNLPYSDF